The genomic stretch CGGGTATTTCGTCCTTTCACGACCTCGCCGTCGCAACATTTATGACTGGAGGAGCGGTAGGCCTTGGTCCCACAGCACAGGTACCCGACTCCGCCTTTTCCGACCTTGCCGCTGCAGCAGGTTTGGTTCTTGTAGTTGTAAGGTATTGCTGCGTTGCAACAACGCTTATCTGAGTCCATTTTGTATGTTTGGTTTCCACAGCAGTAGCGGTTGAGACCGCCTGGAAGCACATTGCCAGCGCTGCAGCAGGTGTGTGTTCTGTAGTCATACGTCTGGCTTCCACAACACCTGTGAAAAGACCCACCTGGCACGGCTTTTCCCAAACAACAGGTGTGTGAGGCGTAGTTGTAGACTCCAACTCCACAGCACCTGAACTGTGTTCCACCTGGCTGGGCTTTTCCTCCGCAGCAGGTCTGAGTTCTAATGTTGTACACCTGAGTTCCACAGCAGGTGTGGTTGGTTCCGCCTGACTGAATTTTGCCTCCGCAGCAGGTGTGTGTCGTTCTGTTGTAGGGCTGAGATCCACAGCAGTACTGTGTCCTGTAGTCGTAAGGCTCGTTGCCGCAGCATCTGTGATAGGCGCTGCCTGGCTTGATGGTGCCGCCACAGCAGGTCTGAGTCGAGCGGTTGTAGTGTTGACTCCCACAGCAGCTGCTGTACGTTCCTCTCTCTGTTGCTGTGCCGGCGCAACAGATCTGAGTCCTGTAGTTGTAGACATCAGTTCCGCAGCAGCTGTGGTTAGTTCCGCCTGACTGAATTCTGCCTCCACAGCAGGTGTGTGTGGTTCTGTTGTAGGTTTGCAATCCACAGCAACTCTGCGTTCGATAGTCATACATATCAGTTCCACAACATCGGTAGTATGTTCCGCCTGGTTTCAAGCTTCGTCCACAGCAGGTGTGTGTGGATCTGTTGTAGGTTTGAGATCCGCAGCAGCTTTGCGTCCGATAGTCGTACATCCCTGTTCCACAACATCGGTAGTACGTTCCCCCTGGATTGATGGCGCCTCCACAGCATGTCTGGGTCAAGCGGTTGTAGGCTTGATTTCCACAGCAACTGCTGTATGTTTCCCTGTCTCGAGCTGTTCCGAGGCAACAGATCTGAGTCCTGTAGTTGTAAACCCCAGTTCCGCAGCAGCTGTGGTTGGTTCCGCCTGACAGAATGTTGCCGCTGCAACAagtgtgtattgttttgttgAAGATTTGAGTTCCACAGCAACTTTGCGTTAGATAGTCGTACGCTCCAGTCCCACAACATCGGTAGTATGTTCCCCCTGGACTGATGGTACTGCCACAACATGACTTGGTCAGACGATTGTAGGCTTGACTTCCACAGCAGCTGTTGTTCGTTCCTCTCGCTGTAACTTTGCCCAGACAGCAGATCTGAGTTCGGTAGTTGTAAGCCCTAGTTAGGCAGCAGCTGTGGTTGGTTCCGCCTGACAGAATTCTACTGCTGCAGcaagtgtgtgtggttttgttgtaGGTTTGAGATCCACAACAGCTTTCCGTTCGATAGTCGTACATCCCCGTTCCACAACATCGGTAGTATGTTCCGCCTGGTTTCACGGAGCTCCCACAGCAGGTGTGCGTGACGGAGCTGTAGGTCTGATTCCCACAGCAACTATTGTGCGTCCCTCTGTCTCGCGGCGTTCCACCACAGCAGATTTGTGTCCTGTAGTTGTAGACTCGGGTTCCGCAGCAGCCATGGGACGTGCCACCGAGCTGGACTTTTCCACTGCAACAAGTGTGTGTGGTTCTGTTGTAGGGCTGAGTCCCACAGCAGTACTGTGTCCTGTAGTCGTACGTTTCGTTGCCACAACATCGGTAGTATGTTCCACCTGGTTTCACGGAGCTCCCACAGCAGGTTTGTGTCAAACGATCGTACGTCGTGTTTCCGCAACAACTGCTGTAGGTTCCCCTTTCTGCAAGTGTACCAGCACAACAGATCTGAGTCCTGTAATTATAAACGTCAGTTCCACAGCAGCTATGCGACGATCCGCCTGTCAAAATCTTGCCAAAGCAACAGGTGTGTGTATAGGAGCTGAAGGTCTCGTTTCCACAGCAGCTGGTGTGCGTCCCTCTCTCTCGGGGTGTTCCTGCACAACATATCTGTGTCCTGTAGTTGTAGACTTTGGTTCCGCAGCAACTATGGGACGTGCCACCTGTCTGGACTTTACCACTGCAGCAAGTGTGTGTCGTTTTGTTGTAGGGCTGAGTCCCACAGCAGTAGTGTGTCCTGTAGTCGTACGGCTCGTTGCCGCAGCATCTGTGATAGGCGCTGCCTGGCTTGATGGTGCCGCCACAGCAGGTCTGAGTCAAGCGGTTGTAGGGTTGACTCCCACAGCAGCTGCTGTACGTTCCTCTCTCTGTAGATGTGCCGGCGCAACAGATCTGAGTCCTGTAGTTGTAAACCCCAGTTCCGCAGCAGCTGTGGTTGGCTCCGCCTGATTGAATTCTGCCACCGCAacaggtgtgtgtcagtgtgttgtaGGTGTGGGTGCCACAGCAACCATTGTTGGTTCCCTTTTCTTGTAGCGTGTAACTGCAGCATAAGTGTGTCGTTCTGTTGTAGGCTTGCGATCTGCAGCAACTTTCAGTTCTGTAGTTATAGGTCTGACTGCCGCAGCATCCGTGATTCGTTCCGCCTGGCTTGATGGTACCTGCACAACAGGTGTGCGTCAAACGGTTGTAGGGCTCACTGCCGCAACAGCtgccgtcggttcccttttctTTGAGCGTGCCTGCACAGCACAGGTGAGTCCTGGTGTCGTAGACTTCAATCCCACAGCAGCCATGGAATCTTCCCCCTGACTTGACAGAGTTCCCGCAGCAGGTTTGTGTAGTCGTGTTATAGGCCTGGGACCCACAGCAGCCGTTGTTTGTTCCCTTTTCTTGCAGTTTGCCATAGCAGCACAGGTGTGTCCTGGAATCGTAGACCTCATTGTCACAGCAACCATGAGAGGTACCGCCTGGCTTAAGGGCAGACCCACAGCAAGTGTGAGTCAAGCGGTTGTAGGTCTGGTTTCCACAGCAACTGCTGTACGTTCCCCTTTCTCTAGCTGTGCCGGCGCAACACAGGTGAGACTTGTAGTTGTAGACCTCAGTTCCACAGCAGCGGTAATCTCTTCCACCTGGCACGATGTTACCTCTGCAGCAGGTGTGCGAGCTTGTATTGTAGGTCTGAAGCCCGCAGCAACCGCTGTTTGCCACCTTTGCGTGAAGCGTGCCGTAACAACATGTCTGCGTCAAACTGTTGTAGAGTTCGTTGCCACAGCAACCGCTCAGCGTTCCTTTAGGTCTGGACGTCCCTGCGCAGCAGATATGAGTCAAGGCGTTGTAAGCCTCAGTGTTGCAGCAGCCATAGTTCCGTCCACCTGGCTGCAGTTTGCCCATACAGCAGGTGTGTGTCAGGTAGTTGTAGGTCGTGGTTCCGCAACACGAGGAGGAAGTTGACTTCTCTTGAAGTTTGCCGCCGCAACAAACGCGTGTCCTGTAATCGTAGATCTCAGTCCCGCAACAGCCGTGGTATCTCCCACCTGGCTTGATGGTACCTGCACAACAGGTGTGCGTCATACTGTTATAGGGTTGTTTCCCGCAGCAACCGGTGTTTGCTCCTCTCTCACGAAGTGTGCCGTTACAGCATAGgtgtgtttggtaattgtaggTGTCGGTTCCGCAGCACCCCTGGTTCCTTCCGCCAGGCTTGATGATATCTCCGCAGCATGTTTGTGTCATGTAGTTGTAGGTTTGGTTTCCACAACAGCCGCCGTAGGTTTTTACATCTCGAAGCGTTCCATTACAACAACTGTGTTTGGCAGTGTCATAGACTTTGCCGTCACAGCAGCCGTAATACCGCGTTCCACCTGACTGGATTTTACCCCCGCAGCAGATGTGAGACACTTGGCTATAGGTCTGGTTCTCACAGCAGCCTTCGTAGAGAACCATTGATTTCAGTGTGCTTCCGCAGCAGAAGTGTGTCCTGTTGTTGTAAGCCTGGTCACCGCAACAAGTATTGTTGGTTGAGTTCAGAGCTTGTGAACCACATGATGCACCTGCAGAAACAAGGGAAGAACAAataagtcgcgtgaggcgataTCAAAACAAGTAGTCAAACCATTGGCCTGAACCTAAAAACAgttgtaaccgtgtgccgaaacactacgatcacctcgggaagcgaagtgcaatcaaacaggattgaaaatgttagggctaatttcttagccctacaaaaactgttatgcaaacccgaaggtttccatgaacatacagacaatcggaaaccaccagaccccatcacaaacagaattctacaatccactggtgttgacttttaaaggccaacaactcgggtgcagagtctgctatgaaaggagcggtagcctcccctgtcacacagtCAACACTGAAAACCTGGGAGCAGCCATCAGCAAGTCTTGACACGcgtgaaaactcgtgaaaaggATGACAAAAAGATAACTGTCTATCTCGAAACACTGTTGTTGCCTCTCAAACAATTTTCAGAACGCCTTTAGTCCTGTTATGGCTTTTGACGTCAGCGATTCCACTTTAGATCAATTAGTCAATGTTGACACTCCGACCTCAGAAACATAGTCAATTTCTTTTTGTATcaccttttttttaagaaaaaggTTTCTTCTCTTCTATCCGACACAATGCTTATAGTAAACCCtcatgatgttaaaaaaaaagacatttcgTTGTTTAATGCACTAGCAGAGGACAGCTATATAAATACGCTTTCGACGTGGTTTAGCATTGACCGGGGCATTTCTTTTAGTCATTTTATATCAAGGGAAGTAACATGGTATATCAAGGGAAGTAACATGGTATATCAAGGGAAGTAAAATGGTATTTTATATCAAGGGAAGTAACATGGTATTTTATATCAAGGGAAGTAACATGGTATATCAAGGGAAGTAACATGGTATATCAAGGGAAGTAACATGGTATTTTTTGTTGATTAATGCACAAGCAGAGGACAGCAAAACACGCTTTTacgttttgtgtttttgtgttattcattattttttatgtttaataATTCACGctgtttttttgataaaaatgttgcatgtattttgttttctgtacaTATTCTTCAATGGGCATGAAAAAAGGACATCTTAAAATGCTTGTACACTTTCAGAAGTGtccacatttgtgaccctccaccacggaatgagtcgcacatgattttcttatttttacattttcctaaagagttttgttatgctctatccagtggtgaaacccgttttagaaaagagcgaacactgtttgaacactgtttgaattatgtgactaaggtgaccctcacactgttaccagacactccccggacttatattaagcctagcgcaaaaccgcgcgaggtgacatgcgactcatttcgtggtggagggtcacatttattaTTTGGCCAAATTCCCTCATTTAGTGACCAGTTCTGAAGAAGAAGTCAAATATGATATGTCTTTGTATTTTTCTTATTTaggaaatgataaggaatacaatgcaaccataaatgtgaccctccaccacgaaatgagtcgcatgtcactgaCCTCGCgaggttctgcgctaggcttaatttagtccggggagtgtctggtaacagtgtgtgggtcaccttagtcacaggcttataactcaaacagtttttgctcttttctaaaacggttttcaccactggatagagcataaaaaactctttaagtaaatgtaagaaaataaaaatcatgcaaaggtgacatgcgattcatttcgtggtggaggctCACAATTATTTGAATCTGATAATATATTGATGGTTATACATTTTCTCAGAGTATTTACAAACAAATTAGATAATTCATTATTCCTTTATTTAGCTTcctagctgaaatgcaatcacaAAGTCTGCAATCGGTCAAAGATTGTTTGATCAAAATATAAACCGATTGGATTAAAAAATAAGTTCACCTCAAGCAGCTCTAATGTTTTGcagaaaaacacaccaaaaaacagGAATGTGACTTTGTCATAGACATTtatacaaaaagaaaagaaaaagggtCACGGAATATTAATTATCTTGAAGAGTTTTCATGAACGGTTTCATGACGATTTGTCTTGTAATTTATGTAGTAAACATATTCACCCCCACCCTTTTTTCGATTCCCTTTCTCTCTAAAAATATTATGTCCAAACTTAAATAAATATCAAAAGCGTCTGGTGTGAAACTGCCATCACAACATTAGGgcggttcttcttcttcttcttcttcttcttctgcgttcgtgggctgaaactcccacgtacactcgtgttttttacacgagtggaattttacgtgtatgaccgtttttttaccccgccatttaggcagccatacgccgttttcagaggaagcatgctgggtattttcgtgtttctataacccaccaaactctgacatggattacaggatctttttcgtgcgcacttggtcttgtgcttgcgtgtacacaccgaggagagtctgcacacaaagttgactctgagaaataaatctctcgccgaacgtggggacgaactcacgctgacagcggccaactggatacaaatccagcgcgctaccgactgagctacatcccatGACAGAGTCGCAACAGCTTAGCATCAAAGCTAGCAAGATGATTCTGCTTTGGACAGATTATTGAGAAGTCTTTCTTTCAGCAGACTTAAGTTCCTGGATTTGTCGtgcattacattttttttttacatttagtcaagttttgactaaatgttttaacatagagggggggaatcgagacgagggtcgtggtgtatgtgtgtgtgtgtgtgtgtgtgtgtgtgtgtgtgtgtgtgtgtgtgtgtgtgtgtgtgtgcgtgtgtgtgtgtgtgtatagcgattcagattaaactactgggccgatctttatgaaatttgacatgagagttcctgggtatgaaatccccggacggttttttttcattttttcgataaatacctttgatgacgtcatgtccggctttttgtaaaagttgaggcggcactgtcacaccctcatttttcaattaaattgattgaaattttggcaaagcaatcttcgacaaaggccggggtttggtattgcatttcagcttggtggcttaaaaactaattagtgagtttggtcattaaaaatcggaaacttgtaattaaaattatttttttattaaacgatccaaaaacaatttcatcttattcttcgtcattttctgattccaaaaacatatacatatgttatatttggattaaaaacaatctctgaaaattaaaaatataaaaattatgatcaaaattaaatttccgaaatcgatttaaaaactatttcatcttattccttgtcggttcctgattccaaaaacatatagatatgatatgtttggattaaaaccacgc from Littorina saxatilis isolate snail1 linkage group LG16, US_GU_Lsax_2.0, whole genome shotgun sequence encodes the following:
- the LOC138950378 gene encoding fibrillin-2-like; translation: MTHTCCAGTIKPGGRYHGCCGTEIYDYRTRVCCGGKLQEKSTSSSCCGTTTYNYLTHTCCMGKLQPGGRNYGCCNTEAYNALTHICCAGTSRPKGTLSGCCGNELYNSLTQTCCYGTLHAKVANSGCCGLQTYNTSSHTCCRGNIVPGGRDYRCCGTEVYNYKSHLCCAGTARERGTYSSCCGNQTYNRLTHTCCGSALKPGGTSHGCCDNEVYDSRTHLCCYGKLQEKGTNNGCCGSQAYNTTTQTCCGNSVKSGGRFHGCCGIEVYDTRTHLCCAGTLKEKGTDGSCCGSEPYNRLTHTCCAGTIKPGGTNHGCCGSQTYNYRTESCCRSQAYNRTTHLCCSYTLQEKGTNNGCCGTHTYNTLTHTCCGGRIQSGGANHSCCGTGVYNYRTQICCAGTSTERGTYSSCCGSQPYNRLTQTCCGGTIKPGSAYHRCCGNEPYDYRTHYCCGTQPYNKTTHTCCSGKVQTGGTSHSCCGTKVYNYRTQICCAGTPRERGTHTSCCGNETFSSYTHTCCFGKILTGGSSHSCCGTDVYNYRTQICCAGTLAERGTYSSCCGNTTYDRLTQTCCGSSVKPGGTYYRCCGNETYDYRTQYCCGTQPYNRTTHTCCSGKVQLGGTSHGCCGTRVYNYRTQICCGGTPRDRGTHNSCCGNQTYSSVTHTCCGSSVKPGGTYYRCCGTGMYDYRTESCCGSQTYNKTTHTCCSSRILSGGTNHSCCLTRAYNYRTQICCLGKVTARGTNNSCCGSQAYNRLTKSCCGSTISPGGTYYRCCGTGAYDYLTQSCCGTQIFNKTIHTCCSGNILSGGTNHSCCGTGVYNYRTQICCLGTARDRETYSSCCGNQAYNRLTQTCCGGAINPGGTYYRCCGTGMYDYRTQSCCGSQTYNRSTHTCCGRSLKPGGTYYRCCGTDMYDYRTQSCCGLQTYNRTTHTCCGGRIQSGGTNHSCCGTDVYNYRTQICCAGTATERGTYSSCCGSQHYNRSTQTCCGGTIKPGSAYHRCCGNEPYDYRTQYCCGSQPYNRTTHTCCGGKIQSGGTNHTCCGTQVYNIRTQTCCGGKAQPGGTQFRCCGVGVYNYASHTCCLGKAVPGGSFHRCCGSQTYDYRTHTCCSAGNVLPGGLNRYCCGNQTYKMDSDKRCCNAAIPYNYKNQTCCSGKVGKGGVGYLCCGTKAYRSSSHKCCDGEVVKGRNTRCCGSKGYKWRTHECCNGTVLPGGKSFGCCGNQSYNYYSQDCCGGQVLSSVTHTCCNDVIFPGGTYYRCCGNQTYNSLTQDCCNGQVVKGGKDHYCCGNNQTYNYKTQKCCNGHVGLGGGRNWACCGNQSYHYRSHGCCGNQSYPKKTHGCCGAETKQFYSKYEHTCCLGKLLSGGINHLCCGNQTYPKRTHGCCGAETKTPYSKREHNCCGGELRSGGGINHWCCGNETYNPSTRLCCQGQVKKGGSDRRCCGSNSYSYSNQSCCLGQVKKGGPDRRCCGSKTYSYSNQSCCEGQIKKGGPDSRCCGSKTYTYSNQTCCNGNVKQGGPYFRCCGNKPYSYRNESCCEGKVKPGGSYHRCCGAKTYDYRTQACCAGKVGPGGSYYYRCCGDQSYNTRTGGCCNSTRAYNRTTHTCCGGKLKAGGSNHYCCGDRVFNYLTHGCCWTRTYNRTTSNCCTSRVVPGGTNHGCCGKKAYNVTTHTCCIGKILPGGRDYRCCRKQAYNSKTHNCCEKKNVLLGGTNHRCCGNQTYNTLTHTCCAGKIQPGGTDHACCGGQVKPGGPNCCGSQPYNYSTQRCCSYKVVSGGAKTACCGDQSYNYTIQSCCQNQVKPGGFGYSCCVAEAYNRTSHGCCNYKVVSGGGRYHACCGDQSYDYTSQSCCQNQVKTGGSGYSCCGAEAYNYRTHRCCGVKPYNITTQRCCWTEPYDSTTHGCCKTVPYERTAQRCCSGQVQANTTSCP